One Aegilops tauschii subsp. strangulata cultivar AL8/78 chromosome 7, Aet v6.0, whole genome shotgun sequence genomic window carries:
- the LOC109753330 gene encoding serine carboxypeptidase II-2 has protein sequence MSGASGPLLAALLLLLGLVAAASASAEGSWRAEQERDRVPRVPGQAFNASFAHYAGYVTVSEERGAALFYWFFEAAHDPASKPLVLWLNGGPGCSSIAFGVGEEVGPFHVNADGKGVHMNPYSWNQVANILFVDSPVGVGYSYSNTSADILSNGDERTAKDSLVFLTKWLKRFPQYKEREFYLTGESYAGHYVPQLAQAIKRHHEATGDKTINLKGYMVGNALTDDFHDHYGIFQYMWTTGLISDQTYKLLNIFCDFESFVHTSPQCDKILDIASTEAGNIDSYSIFTPTCHSSFASSRNKVVKRLRSAGKMGEQYDPCTEQHSIVYFNLHEVQKALHVNPVIGKSKWETCSEVINTNWKDCDRSVLHIYHELIQYGLRIWMFSGDTDAVIPVTSTRYSIDALKLPTVTPWHAWYDDDGEVGGWTQGYKGLNFVTVRGAGHEVPLHRPKQALTLIKSFLAGSPMPVLSDLRSDM, from the exons ATGTCGGGCGCCTCcgggcccctcctggccgccCTGCTCCTGCTCCTCGGCCTCGTCGCGGCCGCCTCCGCGTCGGCGGAGGGGTCGTGGCGGGCGGAGCAGGAGCGGGACCGGGTGCCGCGGGTGCCGGGGCAGGCGTTCAACGCCAGCTTCGCGCACTACGCGGGCTACGTCACCGTCAGCGAGGAGCGCGGCGCCGCGCTCTTCTACTGGTTCTTCGAGGCCGCGCACGACCCGGCCTCCAAGCCGCTCGTGCTCTGGCTCAACGGAG GGCCTGGTTGCTCATCAATTGCTTTTGGAGTCGGGGAAGAAGTGGGGCCTTTCCATGTCAATGCAGATGGAAAGGGCGTGCATATGAATCCTTACTCTTGGAACCAAG TTGCAAATATCTTGTTCGTTGATTCACCGGTTGGTGTTGGTTATTCATATTCAAACACCTCTGCTGATATTTTAAGCAATGGGGATGAGAGGACTG CCAAGGATTCGTTGGTGTTCCTAACAAAGTGGCTTAAACGATTTCCTCAATACAAGGAGCGTGAATTTTATTTAACTGGAGAGAGTTATGCTG GACACTACGTTCCTCAGTTGGCTCAAGCCATAAAGAGGCACCACGAGGCCACTGGAGACAAAACAATCAATCTCAAGGGTTATATG GTAGGAAATGCCCTGACTGATGATTTCCATGACCACTATGGAATATTTCAATATATGTGGACCACTGGCTTGATTTCTGATCAAACATACAAGCTACTGAACATTTTCTGTGACTTCGAGTCCTTTGTGCATACATCTCCACAGTGTGATAAGATTCTTGACATTGCTAGCACTGAAGCTGGGAACATCGATTCATATAGCATCTTCACACCTACTTGTCATTCATCTTTTGCCTCCTCAAGGAACAAAGTGGTGAAAAGGCTCCGG TCTGCTGGAAAAATGGGAGAGCAATATGATCCATGCACTGAACAACATTCAATTGTATATTTCAATCTGCATGAGGTGCAGAAGGCACTTCACGTTAATCCGGTCATTGGCAAATCTAAATGGGAGACCTGCAG TGAAGTTATTAACACCAACTGGAAGGACTGTGACAGATCTGTACTGCATATCTATCATGAACTTATTCAATACGGGCTTCGTATATGGATGTTCAG TGGAGACACAGATGCAGTGATTCCAGTAACATCCACTAGATACAGCATTGATGCCCTCAAGCTTCCAACAGTGACTCCGTGGCATGCTTGGTATGATGATGATGGCGAG GTTGGTGGCTGGACCCAAGGGTACAAGGGTCTCAACTTTGTGACTGTAAGGGGTGCGGGTCATGAGGTTCCTCTCCATCGTCCCAAGCAGGCTCTTACGCTCATCAAATCATTCTTGGCTGGGAGCCCAATGCCTGTGCTGTCTGATCTACGCAGCGATATGTAA
- the LOC109753354 gene encoding uncharacterized protein gives MEMSEESGATSKYNDDGQIDDSLQSIQKIRDEILRKESILQERSAQCDMDIQTLLSEGKMTPKAVSIIRKYKETCSDMTEATNSSCSRDGGQSITKRKKLKEALLRQCKELDEICRGAHWILPRYTVLPSVSDGMYHASVRLRCPDFEMSLTGGLRPTPHEAKCSAAANMILELHKKAEEQEQ, from the exons ATGGAAATGTCTGAAGAGTCAG GTGCCACGAGTAAGTACAACGATGATGGCCAGATAGATGATTCACTGCAATCAATTCAGAAAATACGGGATGAAATT CTTCGCAAGGAAAGCATACTTCAAGAACGAAGTGCTCAGTGTGATATGGACATCCAGACACTCTTGAGTG AAGGAAAGATGACACCTAAAGCTGTATCAATAATAAGAAAATACAAGGAAACTTGCTCAGATATGACGGAAGCTACCAATTCATCTTGCTCTAGAGATGGTGGCCAATCGATCACTAAGAGGAAGAAATTGAAGGAGGCACTCCTCCGACAATGCAAG GAGCTTGATGAGATCTGTCGTGGGGCCCATTGGATACTCCCAAGATACACAGTACTACCTTCAGTGTCAGACG GAATGTACCATGCCAGTGTACGTTTGAGATGCCCTGATTTTGAGATGAGCCTCACTGGTGGTCTTCGTCCTACCCCACACGAGGCGAAGTGCTCGGCAGCTGCCAATATGATACTGGAGCTTCACAAGAAGGCGGAAGAGCAAGAACAGTAG